A single Bufo bufo chromosome 6, aBufBuf1.1, whole genome shotgun sequence DNA region contains:
- the LOC121003422 gene encoding keratin, type I cytoskeletal 47 kDa-like yields MSYYKGSASSKMSVGSGGYGTAICSFLGNSGGSCGAGSQSGGISAAYGGAGAYTSSLFDGAAFGSLGPCVAVGDSLLFGDEKGTMQNLNDRLSTYLSKVRDLEEANADLECKIKEWYEKHRNDNKLDRDYSGYFQIIEDLKKQIQCATVDNAKLVLQIDNARLAADDFKMKFENELCLRQNVESDINDLRRVLDELNLARCDLESQIETLTEELMCLKKNHEEEMKSFQGVTGQLTVEMKAAPGNNLTEVLNNMRAEYEEMAEKNRRDAEARFHEACLALGQEISSGVEQIQSSKNEITELKRTIQSLEIELQAALATKKNLENSLAETEGNYCVHLGKIQDKIGALELHLCEIRTDMERQGLEYNQLLNIKTRLEHEIETYRCLMDGESSKVIKSFPAPVSKEPGKRVIRIITEEMIGGHRVSHNVKEREEKL; encoded by the exons ATGTCTTATTACAAAGGCTCTGCATCTTCCAAAATGTCTGTTGGAAGTGGTGGATATGGGACAGCCATTTGCTCCTTTCTTGGAAACTCTGGAGGATCATGTGGTGCTGGAAGCCAAAGTGGAGGCATTTCAGCTGCATATGGTGGGGCAGGTGCATATACTAGTAGCCTATTTGATGGAGCTGCGTTTGGTAGCTTAGGTCCATGTGTTGCTGTAGGAGACAGCCTCCTGTTTGGGGATGAAAAGGGAACTATGCAGAATCTTAATGATCGCCTTTCTACTTATCTGAGCAAAGTGAGAGATTTAGAAGAAGCCAATGCCGACCTGGAGTGCAAAATTAAGGAATGGTATGAAAAACACAGGAATGATAACAAGCTGGATCGGGACTATTCTGGATATTTTCAAATAATTGAGGACCTCAAGAAGCAG ATTCAATGTGCAACAGTGGACAATGCAAAACTTGTCCTTCAGATTGACAATGCCCGTCTGGCAGCTGATGATTTCAAGATGAA GTTTGAGAATGAGTTGTGTCTCCGCCAAAATGTAGAGTCTGACATTAATGATCTACGTAGAGTGCTAGATGAACTCAACTTGGCTAGGTGTGACCTTGAGTCTCAGATCGAGACCTTGACTGAGGAACTTATGTGTCTGAAGAAGAATCACGAGGAG GAAATGAAGAGCTTCCAGGGAGTTACAGGACAACTTACAGTGGAGATGAAAGCAGCTCCAGGCAATAACCTCACAGAAGTTCTGAACAATATGAGAGCAGAGTATGAAGAAATGGCAGAAAAGAACCGTAGAGATGCTGAAGCTCGTTTCCATGAAGCG TGCTTGGCCCTTGGGCAGGAGATCTCATCTGGCGTTGAGCAAATTCAGTCCAGCAAGAATGAAATCACAGAATTGAAACGTACAATACAGTCTTTGGAAATTGAATTACAAGCAGCTCTAGCTACG aaaaaaaatctagaaaactCATTAGCCGAAACGGAGGGCAACTACTGTGTTCACCTTGGAAAGATTCAGGACAAGATTGGCGCCTTGGAATTACATTTGTGTGAAATCAGGACCGACATGGAAAGGCAAGGCTTAGAATACAATCAACTTCTAAACATCAAAACCAGACTGGAGCATGAAATCGAGACCTATCGCTGCTTGATGGACGGTGAATCCAG CAAAGTAATCAAGTCTTTTCCTGCTCCCGTTTCAAAAG AGCCTGGCAAGCGAGTAATTAGGATCATTACAGAGGAGATGATAGGTGGACACCGGGTGTCACACAATGTTAAAGAACGTGAAGAGAAATTGTGA
- the LOC121005688 gene encoding zinc finger MYM-type protein 1-like translates to MNRDQDQELAGQQAPPTKKHKSGSQKRKEKQILEDKIKKLASIDRFFKKSTPKESSICSTSESDIQPSVTTSQEACSSIGEVSELVVDPPDQPTVSCNSGPLPELSDDPAEWPDVITNLLRCQAIKRGPKQVKLEDFPLTDFPDGTKRRFSSGHYYRLLGSGKKDPRDWLIYSVLGDSVYCFCCRLFDNEAKSNFSSPYGFKDWKHVSGKGSLHSHEISSSHLSNYAKWKDLESSIKKETTIDKDLRRQLHMEEQRWRKVLLRLLQIIRWMAKNNLPFRGSSDTVFTEHNGIFLQLLELISEFDLVLKEHLQRAKEGTNAHYLSKDMQNKFLRLIADAVIEIIIKKVRQAKYFSIIVDCTPDISKQEQLSLVLRYVDIDDVSKTVEVKESFLEFLAVTDTTGKGLASVVLERLTEQHGLCVSNIRGQWEVASQHLSHLTLKALSQTRWCARLESVKAILLQFPQLVDALEVFLHGQPN, encoded by the exons ATGAATAGGGATCAAGACCAAGAATTGGCAGGTCAACAGGCACCTCCCACCAAGAAGCACAAGTCTGGAAgccaaaaaagaaaagagaagcaGATACTGGAAGACAAAATCAAAAAGCTAGCTTCCATTGACCGCTTCTTCAAGAAAAGCACACCTAAAGAGTCCTCCATTTGCAGTACATCAGAATCAGATATTCAACCAAGTGTCACTACCTCTCAAGAAGCATGTTCCAGCATTGGAGAAGTCAGTGAGCTGGTTGTAGACCCTCCAGACCAGCCAACCGTGTCCTGTAATTCTGGACCTCTTCCAGAGCTTAGTGATGATCCAGCAGAATGGCCAGATGTAATCACCAATCTACTGAGATGCCAAGCTATCAAAAGGGGCCCTAAGCAAGTGAAGCTGGAAGATTTTCCACTTACAGATTTCCCAGATGGTACAAAAAGAAGATTCTCATCTGGTCATTATTACAGATTGCTGGGTAGTGGGAAAAAGGATCCACGAGATTGGCTCATTTACTCAGTGCTTGGAGATTCTGTATATTGCTTCTGTTGCAGGCTATTTGACAACGAAGCTAAATCCAATTTCTCAAGCCCATATGGATTTAAAGACTGGAAGCATGTCAGTGGTAAGGGATCCTTGCATTCCCACGAAATATCTAGCAGCCACCTGTCTAATTATGCCAAATGGAAAGATCTGGAATCTAGCATAAAAAAAGAAACTACCATTGACAAAGATTTGCGTCGACAACTCCATATGGAAGAACAAAGATGGCGCAAAGTATTGTTGCGTTTACTGCAAATAATTCGCTGGATGGCAAAAAACAATCTGCCATTCAGAGGATCATCAGATACTGTGTTCACAGAACATAACGGTATTTTTCTCCAATTACTGGAGCTGATCTCTGAATTTGATCTTGTTCTGAAGGAACACTTGCAACGTGCCAAAGAAGGAACCAATGCGCATTATCTGAGCAAGGATATGCAAAACAAATTTCTGCGTTTAATTGCTGATGCAGTAATTGAAATAATCATAAAAAAGGTGAGACAAGCTAAATATTTTAGCATCATTGTAGACTGCACACCAGACATCTCCAAACAAGAGCAGTTGTCACTTGTGCTGCGATATGTGGACATCGATGATGTTAGCAAAACAGTGGAAGTCAAGGAAAGCTTTCTGGAATTTCTGGCTGTCACAGATACAACTGGAAAAGGTCTTGCAAGTGTTGTTTTGGAAAGACTGACGGAACAACATGGACTGTGCGTGTCAAACATTCGAGGTCA GTGGGAAGTGGCTTCACAGCATTTGTCACATCTGACACTTAAAGCTCTGTCTCAGACACGATGGTGTGCTCGCCTTGAATCAGTGAAAGCTATTTTGTTACAGTTTCCACAACTTGTTGATGCTTTAGAAGTTTTTTTACATG GTCAACCAAATTAG